From Salinibacterium sp. ZJ450, one genomic window encodes:
- a CDS encoding VOC family protein, translating to MTERISSQQFHESPGVDDWRSVFGGAVAQFRTKNFTTGVKLVTAIGELADAANHHPDVDLRYGSVTVRVITHDVDGLSQKDVDLARQISAAAAGLGISARPAAVQTVQLTIDALEIEKVKPFWRAVLGYKELGDEDLVDPHGRGPSIWFQQMDVPRSQRNRIHVDVSVPHDEAEARIAAALAAGGHLVTDEFAPAWWTLADAEGNEADVATWQGRD from the coding sequence ATGACTGAACGGATCAGCTCTCAGCAGTTCCACGAGTCCCCCGGTGTGGATGACTGGCGGTCGGTGTTCGGCGGCGCCGTCGCGCAGTTCCGCACGAAGAACTTCACGACGGGGGTGAAACTCGTGACTGCGATCGGCGAACTGGCGGATGCCGCGAACCATCACCCCGACGTAGACCTGCGTTACGGGAGCGTCACGGTTCGGGTGATCACCCATGACGTCGACGGCCTGAGCCAGAAGGACGTCGACCTCGCCCGACAGATCTCGGCCGCCGCGGCCGGTCTGGGCATCTCGGCGCGGCCCGCCGCGGTGCAGACCGTGCAGCTCACCATCGACGCGCTCGAGATCGAGAAGGTGAAGCCGTTCTGGCGCGCGGTGCTCGGCTACAAGGAGCTGGGCGATGAGGACCTCGTCGACCCGCATGGACGCGGACCGTCGATCTGGTTCCAGCAGATGGACGTGCCCCGGTCGCAGCGCAACCGCATCCACGTCGATGTCTCGGTGCCGCACGATGAAGCCGAGGCACGCATCGCCGCGGCGCTCGCGGCCGGCGGGCACCTTGTCACCGACGAGTTCGCGCCCGCCTGGTGGACGCTCGCCGACGCCGAAGGCAACGAAGCCGACGTGGCGACCTGGCAGGGCCGCGACTGA
- a CDS encoding Lrp/AsnC family transcriptional regulator: MADDQLDDIDRRIVAALQKDGRASVRSIAQAVSISRANAYARVNRLIDSGTITGFTAKVDPAKLGQAASAYVMLRVEQASWQSLRERLAAIPAVQHIALIGGDFDVVLLVRAASNAELREIVLTELQGLPEVLTTQTSIIFEDHDTR; the protein is encoded by the coding sequence ATGGCAGATGACCAGCTGGACGACATCGACCGCCGCATCGTGGCCGCGCTGCAGAAGGATGGGCGGGCGTCCGTGCGCTCGATCGCCCAGGCGGTGTCGATCTCCCGCGCCAACGCCTACGCGCGGGTGAATCGGCTGATCGACTCAGGGACGATCACCGGATTCACGGCCAAGGTCGATCCGGCGAAACTGGGGCAGGCGGCATCCGCCTATGTGATGTTGCGCGTCGAACAGGCATCCTGGCAGAGCCTGCGCGAGCGGTTGGCGGCGATCCCGGCGGTGCAGCACATTGCCCTGATCGGCGGCGACTTCGACGTGGTGCTGCTGGTACGCGCGGCGAGCAACGCCGAGCTGCGAGAGATCGTGCTGACCGAGTTGCAGGGGCTGCCTGAGGTGCTGACCACCCAGACGTCGATCATCTTCGAGGACCACGACACGCGATAG
- a CDS encoding alpha-ketoacid dehydrogenase subunit beta, producing the protein MTEQPAPTLDSAQHTLETVTVAQALNRALADALAADDRVLVFGEDVGRLGGVFRITDGLATRFGESRCFDTPLAESGIVGTAIGMAMNGLRPVVEMQFDAFAYPAFDQIASHVAKMGNRTRGVLRLPMVIRIPYGGGIGGVEHHSDSSEAYYAHTPGLLVVAPSNPQDAYSLLRAAIQSPDPVIFLEPKKLYWSKGDLDTSLPVPRLGEARVVRQGTDVTLVSYGPSVPLALDAAEVAAESGRSVQVVDLRSIVPFDDETVMAAVRSTGRAVVIAEAPGFASVASEIAARISERCFHYLEAPVRRVTGFDIPYPPPKLEHYFLPDLDRVLDAIDSLQWDDQAWDDGASDNAGSAG; encoded by the coding sequence ATGACTGAACAACCCGCACCCACCCTCGACTCGGCGCAGCACACGCTCGAGACGGTCACCGTCGCCCAGGCGCTGAACCGGGCCCTCGCCGACGCTCTCGCCGCCGACGACCGGGTGCTCGTCTTCGGGGAGGATGTCGGCCGACTCGGTGGGGTCTTCCGGATCACCGACGGACTGGCCACCCGGTTCGGCGAGAGCCGCTGCTTCGACACGCCGCTGGCCGAATCCGGCATCGTCGGCACCGCGATCGGCATGGCGATGAACGGCCTGCGGCCTGTGGTCGAGATGCAGTTCGACGCCTTCGCCTACCCGGCGTTCGACCAGATCGCCAGCCACGTCGCCAAGATGGGCAACCGCACCCGCGGCGTGCTGCGCCTGCCGATGGTCATCCGCATCCCCTACGGCGGCGGCATCGGCGGGGTCGAACATCACTCCGACTCGTCGGAGGCGTACTACGCGCACACCCCCGGCCTGTTGGTGGTGGCGCCGTCGAACCCGCAGGATGCCTACAGCCTGCTGCGCGCCGCGATCCAGTCGCCCGACCCGGTGATCTTCCTCGAGCCGAAGAAGCTGTACTGGTCGAAGGGCGACCTCGACACAAGCCTGCCGGTGCCGCGACTCGGCGAAGCTCGCGTCGTGCGGCAGGGCACCGACGTCACCCTGGTCAGTTACGGCCCGTCGGTGCCGCTCGCGCTGGACGCGGCCGAGGTCGCCGCGGAATCCGGCCGCAGCGTGCAGGTGGTCGACCTGCGCAGCATCGTGCCGTTCGACGATGAGACGGTGATGGCGGCGGTCCGGTCCACCGGGCGTGCGGTGGTGATCGCCGAGGCGCCCGGGTTCGCGTCCGTGGCATCCGAAATCGCCGCCCGAATCTCGGAACGCTGCTTCCACTACCTCGAGGCGCCGGTGCGCCGGGTCACCGGGTTCGACATCCCGTATCCCCCGCCCAAGCTGGAGCACTACTTCCTGCCCGACCTGGATCGGGTGCTCGACGCGATCGACTCGCTGCAGTGGGATGACCAGGCGTGGGACGACGGTGCGTCTGACAACGCGGGGAGTGCCGGATGA
- the paaE gene encoding 1,2-phenylacetyl-CoA epoxidase subunit PaaE, with product MVLTRKRARFHTLRVAEVRPLTADSVEVTFAVPEELHGEYDYLPGQYVALRKQLEGHELRRSYSLCRLPTAGSMSVAIKRDVGGLFSSWANTELAAGDEIDVMSPQGTFTIDDQNLDHRHIVGIAAGSGITPLMSLAHTVLAASDTALFSLLYTNRSTVDVMFLEELAELKDRYPARLALHHVLSREQRTAPLLSGRIDEPKLRRILTSLIPPATVDEWYLCGPFDLVQLCRDTLEEFGVDRHRVHFELFTTGEAPRAEIGGVPPVRHAGEQLVRIDFTLDGQSATVHSPVDAHESILTAALRVRPDVPFACTGGVCGTCRARLIEGSVRMTENYALEPEELERGYVLTCQSHPTTPAVVVDYDG from the coding sequence ATGGTGCTCACCCGCAAGCGGGCGCGCTTCCACACGCTGCGGGTGGCCGAGGTGCGCCCGCTCACCGCCGACAGTGTCGAGGTCACCTTCGCGGTGCCCGAGGAACTGCACGGCGAGTACGACTACCTGCCGGGCCAGTATGTGGCGCTGCGCAAACAACTCGAGGGCCACGAACTGCGCCGCAGCTACTCGCTCTGCCGACTGCCCACCGCCGGCAGCATGAGCGTGGCGATCAAACGCGACGTCGGCGGACTGTTCTCCAGCTGGGCCAACACCGAGCTGGCCGCCGGCGATGAGATCGACGTGATGAGCCCGCAGGGCACCTTCACCATCGACGACCAGAACCTCGACCACCGGCACATCGTCGGCATTGCCGCCGGCTCGGGCATCACCCCGCTGATGTCCCTCGCGCACACCGTGCTGGCGGCATCCGACACCGCCCTGTTCTCGCTGCTCTACACCAACCGCTCCACCGTCGATGTGATGTTCCTTGAGGAGCTCGCCGAGCTGAAAGACCGCTACCCGGCCCGGCTGGCGCTGCACCACGTGCTGTCCCGGGAACAGCGCACAGCGCCGCTGCTGTCCGGGCGCATCGACGAGCCGAAGCTGCGGCGCATCCTGACCTCGCTGATCCCGCCAGCCACCGTCGACGAGTGGTACCTCTGCGGTCCGTTTGACCTAGTGCAGCTCTGCCGGGACACCCTCGAGGAGTTCGGGGTGGACCGCCATCGGGTGCACTTCGAGCTGTTCACCACCGGGGAAGCGCCGCGCGCCGAGATCGGTGGCGTGCCGCCGGTGCGCCATGCCGGCGAGCAGCTGGTGCGCATCGACTTCACTCTCGACGGCCAATCCGCCACCGTGCACTCGCCGGTGGATGCGCACGAGTCGATCCTCACCGCCGCGCTGCGGGTGCGTCCGGACGTGCCGTTCGCCTGCACCGGCGGGGTCTGCGGAACCTGCCGGGCCCGGTTGATCGAGGGGTCGGTGCGGATGACCGAGAACTACGCCCTCGAACCCGAGGAACTGGAGCGCGGCTACGTGCTCACCTGCCAGTCGCACCCCACCACGCCAGCGGTCGTCGTCGACTACGACGGCTGA
- a CDS encoding NAD-dependent epimerase/dehydratase family protein, with product MSGSLIVGVGAIGSGVAGALVGRGDRVTVASRSATAVNGATSVRLDAAEADAFTTVAADHDTIFLTANPTYHQWPYLWPPLYRAAIEAAARSGARLIVMSNLYAYGEGATMPMTESTPLHATAPNGRARQQGWEMVKAAHDAGDIRAAEVRASDYFGAGVGNTSQMGSMFFEPVVAGKTARVVGGTTQPHTFSYLPDIVRTLVAAADSEHVGRPWHVPSPEPLTRVQVAERINALTGKRGRVRQIPPWQMTTLGAFVPFLKAVNSAAYQFDKPFVMDSTETERLLALTPTPWEPALTATVDWYRSR from the coding sequence ATGTCTGGATCACTGATTGTTGGCGTCGGGGCCATCGGCTCTGGTGTGGCGGGTGCCCTCGTCGGTCGAGGCGATCGAGTAACCGTGGCGAGCCGTTCCGCGACGGCTGTGAACGGCGCCACGTCGGTGAGGCTGGACGCGGCGGAGGCGGATGCCTTCACCACCGTCGCGGCCGACCACGACACGATCTTCCTCACCGCGAATCCCACGTACCACCAGTGGCCCTATCTCTGGCCGCCGTTGTACCGGGCAGCGATCGAGGCGGCGGCGCGCAGCGGCGCGCGACTGATTGTGATGAGCAACCTGTACGCCTACGGCGAGGGGGCGACGATGCCGATGACCGAATCGACGCCGCTGCACGCGACCGCGCCGAACGGGAGGGCTCGGCAACAGGGCTGGGAAATGGTCAAGGCGGCGCACGATGCCGGTGACATCCGTGCCGCGGAGGTGCGGGCCAGCGACTATTTCGGCGCCGGCGTCGGCAACACCTCCCAGATGGGATCGATGTTCTTCGAACCTGTGGTCGCCGGCAAGACCGCGCGGGTTGTAGGTGGGACAACGCAGCCGCACACGTTCAGCTACCTGCCCGACATCGTGCGAACCCTCGTGGCCGCCGCGGACAGTGAGCACGTGGGCCGCCCGTGGCATGTGCCGAGCCCAGAACCGCTCACCAGAGTGCAGGTCGCCGAGCGAATCAACGCACTCACCGGCAAACGTGGCCGGGTGCGCCAGATCCCGCCGTGGCAGATGACGACGCTCGGCGCCTTCGTGCCGTTCCTCAAGGCGGTGAACTCCGCCGCCTACCAGTTCGACAAGCCGTTCGTGATGGACTCCACCGAAACCGAGCGGCTGCTCGCGCTCACGCCCACCCCGTGGGAGCCCGCCCTCACAGCGACCGTCGACTGGTACCGCTCGAGGTAG
- the paaD gene encoding 1,2-phenylacetyl-CoA epoxidase subunit PaaD codes for MTTTRDIRSAGEIGTASEIGSARDIRTAWDLAASVVDPEIPVLTIEDLGVLRAVEEVDGRVRVTLTPTYSGCPAMDAIRDDVVGILRAGGFLDVEVRLVLAPAWTTDWMSEVGKQKLREYGIAAPSGHAAALGRSARPAGPVRVALAVKCPHCNSLHTSELARFGSTSCKALYECLDCLEPFDYFKVL; via the coding sequence ATGACCACGACACGCGACATCCGTTCAGCAGGCGAGATCGGTACTGCCAGTGAGATCGGCAGCGCCCGCGACATCCGCACCGCCTGGGATCTCGCAGCGAGCGTTGTCGACCCGGAGATTCCGGTGCTCACCATCGAGGACCTCGGCGTGCTGCGCGCGGTTGAGGAGGTGGACGGGCGCGTGCGGGTCACCCTCACCCCCACGTACAGTGGGTGCCCGGCGATGGACGCCATCCGCGACGACGTGGTGGGCATCCTGCGCGCCGGCGGTTTCCTCGACGTCGAGGTGCGCCTGGTGCTCGCGCCGGCCTGGACCACCGACTGGATGAGCGAGGTCGGCAAGCAGAAGCTGCGTGAGTACGGCATCGCCGCGCCATCCGGCCACGCCGCAGCACTAGGCCGATCGGCCAGACCGGCCGGACCGGTGCGGGTGGCGCTCGCGGTGAAATGCCCGCACTGCAACTCGCTGCACACCAGCGAGCTCGCCCGGTTCGGCTCCACATCGTGCAAGGCACTGTACGAGTGCCTCGACTGCCTGGAACCGTTCGACTACTTCAAGGTGCTGTGA
- a CDS encoding thiamine pyrophosphate-dependent enzyme, producing MTSVEATLLPRPTPVQLIDVSGAPHPDPDYAVPPADVLREGYRNLVFGRRLNDVCGALVRQGRLAVYPSSRGQEASQVAAGMVLGYEDWLFPTYRDVVAIAVKGVSTAETIGLLHGNWHSGYDSRAERVATQSTPLATQLLHAVGFAYAAKHRGEDTVVLAMCGDGATSEGDFHEALNFAAVFKVPVVFFVQNNGYAISVPIARQTAAPGLAYKGIGYGIPSEQVDGNDFAAVYAVLSHSVSRARSGDGPSLVEALTYRVEAHTNADDDTRYRDSAEVAEWVARDPVDRLRQYLTAQGILDEQTEADITAGAEHIADQLRESANLDDIPNPLDLFAHVYSEPTPQLLEQSRVLERDLARELEGHHD from the coding sequence GTGACGAGTGTCGAAGCAACGCTGCTTCCGAGGCCGACGCCGGTCCAACTGATAGACGTTTCCGGTGCGCCGCATCCGGATCCTGACTATGCCGTGCCGCCCGCCGACGTGCTCCGCGAGGGGTACCGCAACCTCGTGTTCGGCCGCCGGTTGAATGACGTGTGCGGTGCGCTGGTGCGCCAGGGCAGGCTGGCCGTGTACCCGTCCTCACGCGGGCAGGAGGCCAGCCAGGTCGCGGCCGGCATGGTGCTGGGGTACGAGGATTGGCTGTTCCCCACTTACCGCGACGTGGTCGCGATCGCAGTGAAGGGAGTGTCGACCGCCGAAACCATCGGGCTGTTGCACGGCAACTGGCACTCGGGGTATGACTCGCGCGCCGAACGCGTCGCCACCCAGTCCACACCGCTGGCCACCCAGCTGTTGCACGCGGTGGGCTTTGCGTACGCGGCGAAACACCGCGGCGAAGACACTGTCGTTCTAGCGATGTGCGGTGACGGCGCCACCAGCGAGGGCGACTTCCATGAAGCCCTCAACTTCGCCGCGGTATTCAAGGTGCCGGTGGTGTTCTTCGTGCAGAACAATGGCTACGCCATCTCGGTGCCGATCGCCCGGCAGACTGCGGCGCCCGGCCTCGCGTACAAGGGCATCGGCTACGGCATCCCCAGCGAACAGGTCGACGGCAACGACTTCGCCGCGGTGTACGCCGTGCTGAGCCACTCAGTGAGCAGAGCTAGGTCGGGCGACGGCCCCTCGCTGGTCGAAGCCCTCACCTACCGAGTGGAGGCGCACACCAATGCCGACGACGACACTCGCTACCGTGACAGCGCCGAAGTCGCCGAGTGGGTGGCCCGCGACCCGGTGGATCGGCTGCGGCAGTACCTGACCGCGCAGGGGATCCTCGACGAGCAGACCGAGGCCGACATCACCGCGGGCGCCGAGCACATCGCGGATCAACTGCGTGAATCGGCGAACCTGGACGACATCCCGAACCCGCTCGATCTGTTCGCGCACGTCTACTCCGAACCGACGCCGCAGCTGCTCGAACAGAGTCGCGTTCTGGAGCGCGACCTAGCCCGAGAGCTGGAGGGCCACCATGACTGA
- a CDS encoding enoyl-CoA hydratase/isomerase family protein: MIELSIENNVAEIVLNAPEKLNALDEGALRELDSAYREAETARVRALLLRGEGRAFCAGRDIAHVNPADDDVLGYLDVIVMPLLKRISTFPAPTFAVAHGACLGAGLGLLIATDVVYVAETAKIGSPFAKLGATLDSGGHALFYERLGAHRTLDLIYTGRLMSGAEAVTAGLFSRVFPDDEVLEATRAVARTAATGPTQAFIASKAMVRGLRDTRLGLWQSLSEENRAQAALCDSPDYHEGFAAFQQKREPHFTGKLLGP, from the coding sequence ATGATCGAGCTATCCATCGAGAACAACGTCGCCGAGATCGTGCTCAACGCGCCAGAGAAGCTGAACGCTCTCGATGAGGGGGCGCTGCGGGAACTCGACTCCGCATACCGGGAGGCCGAGACTGCGCGGGTGCGGGCGCTGCTGCTGCGTGGTGAGGGCCGTGCCTTCTGCGCCGGCCGCGACATCGCCCACGTCAATCCCGCCGACGACGACGTGCTTGGCTACCTCGACGTGATCGTGATGCCCTTGCTGAAGCGCATCAGTACCTTTCCAGCGCCGACCTTCGCGGTGGCGCACGGCGCCTGTCTTGGCGCCGGCCTCGGCCTGCTGATCGCCACGGATGTCGTGTACGTGGCTGAGACCGCGAAAATCGGGTCACCGTTCGCGAAGCTGGGCGCCACGCTCGACTCCGGCGGGCACGCCCTGTTCTACGAACGTCTCGGCGCCCATCGCACGCTCGACCTGATCTACACCGGGCGACTGATGAGCGGGGCCGAGGCGGTGACGGCCGGGCTGTTCTCGCGGGTGTTCCCCGACGACGAGGTGCTGGAGGCCACCCGCGCTGTGGCCCGAACTGCCGCGACCGGGCCGACGCAGGCGTTCATCGCGAGCAAGGCGATGGTGCGCGGGCTGCGGGACACCCGGCTCGGGCTCTGGCAGTCGCTGTCCGAGGAGAACCGGGCGCAGGCGGCACTGTGCGACAGCCCGGACTATCACGAGGGCTTTGCCGCGTTCCAGCAGAAGCGCGAGCCGCACTTCACCGGCAAGCTGCTGGGGCCCTGA
- a CDS encoding dihydrolipoamide acetyltransferase family protein: MTAHTFRLPDLGEGLTEAALVTWLVAVGDTVATDQPIAEVETAKSVVEVPTPFSGTVVAVHGSEGETLTVGAPLLEVDDGVSEPAASAAEPPTPPDAATSAAHETYRQEEQAGSGNVLIGYGTAGGTAKRRKRTPLGSAQRAASPAEPVTSEPVGHAASAQPTALEHGSPAPVISPIVRKLALSEGIDLHRVRPTGAGGVITRADVLASRGVPAGASGAVSAGGAVSAGGTDERTGLDVVSDEPLSIFRLAVSQKLSRSRREIPEATVWVDVDATRLWKLRARLLQDGERMSLTAFLAKFTLLALEEYPVLAGRLSEDGSHLTRFAGVNLGIATDTPRGLMVPVIRNADRATLRELDAELQRLGSRAREGSAQPSELTGSTFTLNNYGAFDVDGSAAIINHPEVALLGVGRMIEKPWVVKGKVRVRRITQLALVFDHRVCDGGYAAGFLSAVKAQIERPERLLLSR; this comes from the coding sequence ATGACCGCGCACACCTTCCGATTGCCCGACCTGGGCGAGGGCCTGACCGAGGCCGCCCTGGTCACCTGGCTGGTGGCGGTCGGCGATACGGTCGCCACCGACCAGCCGATCGCCGAGGTCGAAACCGCAAAGAGCGTCGTGGAGGTGCCGACGCCGTTCAGCGGAACGGTGGTTGCCGTACACGGCAGCGAGGGTGAGACGCTCACCGTGGGCGCTCCCCTGCTCGAGGTCGACGACGGCGTTTCGGAGCCCGCGGCGAGCGCGGCCGAACCCCCGACGCCTCCGGATGCCGCCACCTCGGCCGCCCACGAGACCTATCGGCAGGAGGAACAGGCCGGCTCCGGCAACGTGCTGATCGGGTACGGCACCGCCGGCGGCACCGCGAAGCGGCGCAAGCGAACCCCGCTGGGCTCCGCGCAGCGCGCTGCTTCGCCGGCCGAGCCCGTGACTTCCGAGCCGGTCGGGCACGCGGCATCCGCCCAGCCCACCGCGCTCGAGCATGGCAGCCCGGCGCCGGTGATCTCGCCGATCGTGCGCAAGCTCGCCCTGAGCGAGGGCATCGACCTGCACCGGGTACGACCGACCGGCGCGGGCGGCGTGATCACCCGCGCTGATGTGCTGGCGTCTCGCGGCGTGCCCGCCGGTGCCAGTGGTGCGGTCAGCGCGGGTGGTGCCGTCAGCGCGGGCGGGACGGACGAGCGGACCGGTCTCGACGTGGTCTCCGACGAACCGCTCAGCATATTCCGGCTGGCGGTGTCACAGAAGCTCAGCCGCAGTCGTCGTGAGATCCCCGAGGCAACTGTGTGGGTCGACGTCGACGCCACCCGGCTATGGAAACTCCGCGCGCGGCTACTGCAGGACGGCGAACGGATGTCGCTGACCGCGTTCCTCGCCAAGTTCACCCTGCTGGCGCTCGAGGAGTACCCGGTGCTGGCCGGGCGGCTGAGCGAGGACGGCAGCCACCTCACCCGGTTCGCCGGCGTGAACCTCGGCATCGCCACCGACACCCCGCGCGGGCTGATGGTTCCGGTGATCCGCAACGCCGACCGTGCCACACTGCGGGAGCTGGACGCCGAACTGCAGCGTCTCGGTAGCCGCGCCAGGGAGGGCAGCGCGCAGCCGTCCGAGCTGACCGGCTCCACCTTCACGCTGAACAACTACGGCGCATTTGACGTGGACGGCTCAGCGGCGATCATCAACCACCCAGAGGTCGCCCTGCTCGGGGTCGGCCGCATGATCGAGAAACCGTGGGTGGTGAAGGGCAAGGTGCGGGTGCGGCGCATCACCCAACTCGCGCTGGTGTTCGACCACCGGGTGTGCGACGGCGGCTACGCGGCCGGATTCCTGTCCGCGGTGAAGGCGCAGATCGAGCGGCCAGAGCGGCTGCTGCTGAGCCGCTGA